One region of Mesobacillus boroniphilus genomic DNA includes:
- a CDS encoding TRAP transporter small permease, whose amino-acid sequence MKYVSNMVASFEKKLAIILMFAMAVIVAAAVVFRYVFKEPLFWASEVSVFLLIYITFIGGSLGLKYKTQAAVTLVTDYLPEKVNKWVGVLAHVFMLLFMSILLFYCFTWIASPSVAIQKSSAILLPMWIPYAILPIGLLFATIHLLNNMLEIIKNQHIDSDMVSNLHAAAKESEEE is encoded by the coding sequence GTGAAATATGTCAGCAATATGGTAGCCAGTTTCGAAAAGAAACTGGCTATTATCCTCATGTTCGCAATGGCTGTGATTGTCGCTGCTGCAGTCGTTTTTCGCTATGTATTCAAAGAACCGTTGTTTTGGGCAAGTGAAGTATCGGTTTTTTTGCTGATATACATAACATTCATCGGCGGCAGCCTCGGTCTCAAATATAAGACACAGGCGGCAGTCACACTAGTAACGGATTATCTTCCGGAAAAAGTCAATAAATGGGTGGGAGTCCTGGCCCATGTTTTCATGCTCTTATTCATGTCAATTCTATTATTCTATTGTTTTACCTGGATTGCTTCCCCATCGGTCGCGATTCAAAAATCGAGTGCGATCCTGCTGCCAATGTGGATCCCTTATGCAATCCTGCCGATTGGATTGCTGTTCGCAACGATTCATTTATTAAACAATATGTTAGAAATTATCAAGAATCAACATATTGATAGCGATATGGTTTCTAATCTCCATGCTGCTGCAAAGGAGAGTGAAGAAGAATGA
- a CDS encoding TRAP transporter large permease, which translates to MMALVIIAFVVFLLMGIPISLVLGMTTIVYFLVTGNTVLLESTPQRLYSGMENFGLLAIPLFMLTGELMNSGGITNRLVVFARVLVGHVRGGLAYVTVIANMFLASILGSANAQAAMMSKVMVPEMEKEGYSREFSSALTLASSIVAPIIPPSMIFIIYGTLSGTSIGGLFMAGIIPGTIFGIGFVALIAYLGYKHNFPRSKRASFSEIWSSFVKVLPAILVPFVITVGILSGAFTATESAAVASVIAFVVGMFFYRELKWRSLPMILVNTVIGTATVTFLIAMANLFGWLIAFEQIPQLIANSMLSISDNPFVFLLLVNIFLLIIGTLLDGIAALIILVPVFMPLVTGFNIDPIHFGVIICINLTIGLLTPPVGTGLFIVSSIAEVKFERLIKAVMPMLLIGIAMLFIVTYWDQTTLFIPRLLGF; encoded by the coding sequence ATGATGGCTCTAGTTATTATAGCGTTCGTTGTATTTTTGCTGATGGGCATTCCTATCTCTCTAGTTCTCGGAATGACGACAATCGTCTATTTTCTGGTGACTGGTAATACGGTCCTGCTGGAATCTACTCCACAGCGTCTGTATTCCGGAATGGAGAACTTTGGCTTGCTGGCGATTCCCTTATTCATGCTAACAGGGGAATTGATGAATAGCGGCGGGATTACAAATAGACTAGTTGTTTTTGCAAGAGTGCTGGTTGGCCATGTTCGTGGAGGGCTCGCCTATGTAACTGTTATAGCGAATATGTTTCTGGCATCGATTTTAGGGTCGGCGAATGCGCAGGCGGCAATGATGAGTAAGGTCATGGTTCCCGAGATGGAGAAGGAAGGATATAGCCGTGAATTTTCGTCTGCCCTTACGCTTGCAAGCTCGATCGTTGCCCCAATCATCCCACCAAGCATGATTTTTATCATTTATGGAACATTGTCTGGAACGTCCATTGGCGGCTTGTTTATGGCAGGGATTATTCCCGGTACGATTTTTGGAATAGGGTTTGTGGCGTTGATTGCCTATTTGGGCTACAAGCATAATTTTCCGCGCAGTAAAAGAGCCAGCTTTTCGGAAATCTGGAGTTCGTTTGTAAAAGTGCTTCCGGCTATTTTAGTGCCATTTGTAATTACAGTCGGAATACTAAGTGGTGCGTTTACTGCGACAGAATCTGCAGCAGTCGCAAGTGTAATCGCATTCGTTGTCGGAATGTTTTTCTACAGGGAATTGAAGTGGAGAAGCCTGCCGATGATCCTGGTGAACACGGTCATCGGTACTGCCACTGTGACATTCTTGATTGCAATGGCCAACTTATTTGGCTGGTTGATTGCCTTTGAACAGATTCCGCAATTAATTGCGAATTCGATGCTGTCAATTTCTGATAATCCATTTGTATTCCTGCTTCTGGTTAACATCTTCTTGTTGATTATCGGAACGTTATTAGATGGAATCGCCGCATTGATTATTCTCGTTCCTGTTTTCATGCCTCTGGTGACAGGATTTAATATCGACCCGATTCATTTCGGTGTTATCATCTGTATAAACCTGACAATTGGACTACTGACACCACCGGTAGGAACAGGACTGTTTATCGTTTCCTCCATAGCCGAGGTCAAATTCGAACGGCTGATCAAAGCCGTTATGCCAATGCTTCTTATCGGTATCGCCATGCTATTCATCGTTACCTACTGGGATCAAACAACCCTGTTCATCCCAAGGTTACTAGGATTCTAA
- a CDS encoding 2-hydroxymuconate tautomerase family protein — MPIIQVQVLEGRSDEKIKELIAGITDTAVRTLEVKPEQVRVIVQTVPHKYWGVGGVTKDEEKSQL; from the coding sequence TTGCCGATTATTCAGGTTCAGGTTCTCGAGGGCCGTAGTGATGAGAAGATCAAAGAATTGATTGCCGGAATTACGGATACAGCGGTTCGGACACTTGAAGTGAAGCCTGAGCAGGTTCGTGTCATTGTCCAGACAGTTCCCCATAAATATTGGGGTGTTGGAGGAGTGACGAAGGATGAAGAAAAATCCCAACTCTAA
- a CDS encoding VOC family protein: MLNKVCVLTIKVDDMQKALEFYTKVLDFEVSKHYGENIVSLVHNEIPIVLEKSDDRSNAVGQNVLLGILSENLDEDVTRLRDRGAKILFDESKPCPPGRYNMIADPFGNKLELVEFSNFN; this comes from the coding sequence ATGTTAAACAAAGTATGCGTTTTAACGATTAAGGTTGATGACATGCAAAAAGCTCTTGAATTTTATACGAAGGTACTAGATTTCGAAGTGTCCAAGCATTATGGGGAAAATATCGTTTCACTTGTACATAACGAAATTCCAATTGTCCTGGAAAAATCAGATGATCGAAGCAATGCAGTCGGCCAGAATGTTTTATTAGGTATTCTTTCCGAAAACCTTGATGAGGATGTTACCCGACTTCGCGATAGGGGAGCTAAAATCTTATTTGATGAATCTAAGCCATGTCCCCCTGGTAGATACAACATGATTGCAGATCCTTTTGGCAATAAACTGGAGCTCGTTGAATTTTCGAATTTTAATTAA
- a CDS encoding nitric oxide synthase oxygenase: MNKELYKEAEDFILSCHQELQKTEQEMINRLEQVKGEINKTGTYIHTYEELEHGAKMAWRNSNRCIGRLFWESLTVFDRRCLTKETEIKDALFHHIEYATNEGKIRPSISIFRQKRGDQEIRIWNHQLIRYAGYETEHGILGDPHSLDFTKKCEEMGWKGEGTRFDVLPLVIQVDGKEPELFEIDKKMVLEVPLRHPEYSWFEELELKWYAVPFIADMMLEIGGIKYTAAPFNGWYMGTEIGARNLADEFRYDLLPSVAEHMGLNLKKNSTLWKDRALIELNTSVLHSFNEDRIAIVDHHTAASQFKVFEEKEEAADRTVTGDWTWLIPPVSPASTHIFHKTYENKIMSPNYFYQEKPF; encoded by the coding sequence TTGAATAAGGAATTATATAAGGAAGCAGAGGACTTCATACTCAGTTGTCATCAAGAATTGCAAAAAACGGAGCAGGAGATGATTAATAGGCTAGAACAGGTTAAAGGTGAAATCAATAAGACAGGTACTTATATACATACATATGAAGAACTGGAGCACGGTGCAAAAATGGCGTGGAGGAACAGCAATCGCTGTATTGGTCGTTTATTCTGGGAAAGCTTGACTGTCTTTGACCGTCGGTGTTTAACGAAAGAGACCGAAATTAAGGATGCCCTGTTCCATCATATCGAATATGCGACAAATGAAGGGAAGATTCGGCCGTCCATTTCGATTTTCAGGCAAAAAAGAGGAGATCAAGAAATTCGGATTTGGAACCATCAGCTGATCCGTTATGCCGGCTATGAAACAGAGCATGGTATTTTAGGCGATCCTCATTCGCTTGATTTTACGAAAAAATGTGAGGAAATGGGCTGGAAAGGTGAAGGAACCAGATTTGATGTGCTCCCGCTGGTGATTCAGGTTGATGGAAAGGAGCCTGAGCTTTTTGAAATCGATAAAAAAATGGTGTTGGAGGTTCCTTTGCGACATCCAGAATACTCTTGGTTTGAGGAGTTGGAATTAAAATGGTATGCAGTCCCGTTCATCGCTGACATGATGCTGGAAATAGGAGGTATCAAGTATACTGCAGCACCTTTTAATGGCTGGTATATGGGTACAGAAATCGGTGCCCGAAATCTTGCTGATGAATTCCGCTATGACCTTTTGCCTTCGGTCGCTGAGCATATGGGCTTAAACTTGAAGAAAAACAGTACTCTTTGGAAGGATCGTGCTCTTATAGAGTTGAACACGAGCGTACTGCATTCATTTAACGAAGACAGGATCGCCATCGTGGACCATCATACGGCAGCGTCGCAATTCAAAGTTTTTGAGGAGAAGGAGGAGGCTGCTGATCGAACTGTAACGGGAGATTGGACTTGGCTGATTCCACCTGTTTCTCCAGCTTCTACCCATATTTTTCATAAGACTTATGAAAACAAAATAATGAGTCCGAATTATTTTTATCAGGAGAAACCTTTCTAA
- a CDS encoding acyl-ACP desaturase, which translates to MLTNHLDFRLEPRIRELYEEHKKRAEKIDWGYHEFLPWDKAMDFKRVPWHESQVTLPAPVITAIETALLTEVNLPWFTSYLDQTFKGSLSVIKDFVHTWTAEEDQHSNLLETYLLITRNVEPMRLHQLHKMTLENGWDPDFHTPFETMVYTSMQELATMVFYNNVAKVAGPHDRELATLLRRLAKDETLHYAFYRDVIKYHLELEPNYCYYLGNVIMNFKMPGAVMPDFEDRMAIIAKEANYGPLEYFDQVLDVIVDYWDIENLRPIAPEAEKARLEILNYHARLKRVRERFYKNK; encoded by the coding sequence TTGCTGACGAATCATCTGGATTTTCGGCTGGAACCAAGGATTAGGGAGCTTTATGAGGAGCATAAGAAGCGGGCGGAAAAAATCGATTGGGGCTATCATGAATTTTTGCCATGGGATAAAGCAATGGATTTCAAGCGAGTGCCATGGCATGAAAGCCAGGTTACGCTGCCTGCACCAGTGATTACTGCGATAGAAACAGCATTATTAACAGAAGTGAATCTTCCATGGTTTACTTCTTACCTGGATCAGACTTTTAAAGGTTCATTGTCGGTGATCAAGGATTTTGTCCATACATGGACAGCTGAAGAAGATCAGCACTCCAATTTGCTGGAGACATATCTGCTAATCACGAGGAATGTTGAGCCGATGCGTCTTCATCAATTACATAAAATGACGCTTGAGAATGGGTGGGATCCTGATTTTCATACACCATTCGAGACAATGGTCTACACCTCGATGCAAGAGCTGGCGACGATGGTGTTTTACAATAATGTCGCAAAGGTAGCAGGCCCGCATGATCGTGAATTGGCCACGCTTCTCCGCCGGCTTGCAAAGGATGAGACGCTTCACTACGCATTTTATCGTGATGTCATCAAATACCACCTCGAATTAGAGCCAAATTATTGCTACTACTTGGGCAATGTGATCATGAACTTCAAAATGCCAGGTGCCGTCATGCCGGATTTTGAAGACCGGATGGCCATCATCGCTAAAGAGGCGAATTATGGGCCACTGGAGTATTTCGATCAAGTTCTCGATGTAATCGTTGATTATTGGGATATCGAGAATCTAAGGCCGATCGCACCAGAAGCTGAAAAGGCCAGGCTGGAAATCTTAAATTATCATGCGCGCTTGAAAAGGGTTAGGGAGAGGTTTTATAAAAATAAGTAG
- a CDS encoding J domain-containing protein, whose protein sequence is MLTIKEAAEQLTSSGIVANEQDVLDWIEGGQINAVLNQRRNLTYKINQKDLTDFIIQKHTEALSAQLDQASHENSRLTQQLDLLNTRLHIEQSKVRTLKKMLNSQIEAANANPSQLEKLLGLSQNSSSLVLKKEFKKLLKALHPDRGGDERLFKVFNEHYEDLK, encoded by the coding sequence ATGCTAACTATAAAGGAAGCTGCTGAACAACTAACTTCTTCGGGCATTGTTGCAAACGAGCAAGACGTCCTGGATTGGATTGAAGGCGGTCAAATAAATGCTGTATTGAACCAGAGAAGAAACCTTACATATAAAATCAACCAAAAAGACCTGACAGACTTCATCATCCAAAAACATACCGAAGCACTATCCGCACAGCTTGATCAGGCCAGTCATGAAAACAGCCGCCTGACCCAACAGCTGGATCTCTTAAATACAAGGCTGCATATTGAACAATCCAAGGTTCGCACATTGAAAAAAATGCTTAACAGCCAGATTGAAGCGGCAAATGCTAACCCGTCCCAACTGGAAAAGCTGTTAGGTCTTAGCCAAAATTCCAGCAGCCTGGTACTCAAAAAAGAATTCAAAAAACTGCTTAAAGCCCTCCACCCCGACCGAGGCGGCGACGAAAGGCTTTTTAAAGTGTTCAACGAACATTACGAGGATTTGAAGTAA
- a CDS encoding DinB family protein translates to MVLNMNEAFEILERTPKTLEALLSGLSEGWVTSNEGEGTWNPSEVIGHLIDGEKYNWIPRLKIMLTETEEKNFPVFDRFSHLKDYACLSIEDKLDEFSSLRKENIKKLKELIVEERQFELTGVHPEYGEVEARQLIATWAVHDLTHLAQITRVLAKRYTKEVGPWKGYLGILNK, encoded by the coding sequence ATGGTGTTAAACATGAATGAAGCATTTGAAATCCTTGAGCGGACGCCTAAAACCCTAGAAGCTTTATTATCAGGTTTATCAGAAGGCTGGGTGACGAGCAATGAAGGGGAAGGAACCTGGAATCCTTCTGAAGTAATCGGACATCTCATCGATGGAGAAAAATACAATTGGATTCCGAGACTTAAGATCATGTTGACGGAAACAGAAGAAAAAAATTTCCCGGTTTTTGACCGTTTTTCCCATTTAAAGGATTATGCGTGTCTGTCGATTGAGGATAAACTTGATGAATTTTCTTCATTGAGGAAGGAGAATATCAAGAAGCTGAAGGAACTTATCGTTGAGGAGAGGCAGTTTGAATTGACGGGAGTCCATCCAGAATACGGGGAAGTAGAGGCAAGACAGCTAATCGCAACATGGGCAGTCCATGATTTAACGCACTTAGCTCAAATAACCAGAGTTTTAGCTAAAAGATACACAAAAGAGGTTGGACCGTGGAAAGGTTACCTCGGAATTTTGAATAAATAA
- a CDS encoding acetamidase/formamidase family protein: MIHKIDLKSENLHGSFSSEYKPILTVNSGDSIRMQTPDIEWGYSETKGIERKFFESAVKEETPLHPMIGPIEVTGAKTGMVLEVKLNDVVPGWYGTNWAGGKKSWQNDAVGLTESERIRLDWELDRDTMTATTEVGSRPVSVTLNPFIGLMGVAPAEPGVHHTSPPRYCGGNIDCKELGRGSTLYLPISVDGALFSIGDGHAAQGDGEVSGTAIECPMDLVDITLTIRDDLQLKMPRANTPAGWITFGFNEDLNLAAGQALDEMVSLLQELHGIERTEALALASVTVDLRVTQVVNGVKGVHAVLPHGAIR; this comes from the coding sequence ATGATTCATAAAATTGATTTGAAATCCGAAAACCTGCACGGTTCTTTCAGCAGTGAATATAAGCCAATCCTAACAGTGAATTCTGGGGACAGCATTCGCATGCAGACACCCGATATTGAATGGGGATATTCGGAAACAAAAGGCATAGAAAGAAAATTTTTCGAATCTGCGGTAAAAGAAGAAACTCCCCTCCACCCGATGATTGGACCAATTGAAGTCACTGGGGCAAAAACAGGCATGGTACTTGAAGTGAAATTGAATGATGTGGTGCCCGGATGGTATGGCACAAATTGGGCAGGCGGCAAGAAAAGCTGGCAAAACGATGCAGTCGGTTTGACCGAATCTGAAAGAATTCGCCTTGACTGGGAATTGGATCGTGACACTATGACTGCAACGACCGAAGTTGGTTCACGGCCGGTGAGTGTCACGCTTAATCCATTCATCGGCTTGATGGGAGTCGCACCTGCAGAACCTGGTGTCCACCACACCTCTCCTCCCCGTTATTGCGGCGGGAATATCGATTGCAAAGAGCTTGGCAGAGGCAGCACCTTATACCTGCCGATTTCAGTTGACGGAGCATTGTTCTCAATTGGTGACGGGCACGCTGCACAAGGCGACGGAGAAGTTTCCGGCACAGCAATCGAGTGCCCGATGGATCTGGTCGATATCACCTTGACAATCAGAGATGATCTTCAGCTAAAAATGCCGCGGGCAAACACGCCAGCGGGATGGATAACTTTTGGCTTTAATGAAGACCTTAACCTGGCTGCCGGACAGGCATTGGATGAGATGGTTTCACTTTTGCAAGAACTACATGGAATCGAACGCACAGAGGCCCTCGCTCTGGCCAGTGTGACAGTCGATTTGAGAGTTACACAGGTAGTAAACGGTGTTAAAGGTGTGCATGCGGTTTTGCCGCACGGTGCGATAAGATAA
- a CDS encoding DMT family transporter, translating into MNKKLWLTYGMLTFATSTWGSAFIAGKFAVQSFEPATVAFFRFFGAAILLFPLMFVMEKNRQKPNLKDYGLFAVLGMTGIALYNIFFFLASKHAPVIKSSLFIASNPVLIVLLSALFLKETITRNNIIGLAIALSGAFFIITDGHLLSLFSLGFEPIDFVLMGAVISWALYSVVGKIVLKKFSSVESTTYAVAFGTLFLLPFVLAETTWQDVQLATGTTWVAIIHMSVLVTVVSFVMYYNGIKEIGAAKASIFINVMPVSAVIMATLFLGENFTAAHAIGAALVLSGVYIGTNPRLFKKKQTAKIVKNEIA; encoded by the coding sequence ATGAACAAAAAATTATGGCTTACATATGGGATGTTGACCTTTGCTACGTCAACATGGGGCAGTGCTTTCATTGCCGGGAAATTTGCGGTCCAAAGTTTTGAACCGGCTACGGTAGCTTTCTTCAGATTCTTTGGAGCTGCAATTCTGCTCTTCCCTTTGATGTTTGTAATGGAGAAAAACCGTCAAAAACCAAATTTAAAGGATTATGGTTTGTTTGCAGTACTTGGCATGACAGGAATAGCCCTCTATAATATCTTCTTTTTCCTTGCCAGCAAACATGCCCCTGTTATCAAAAGCTCTCTGTTCATCGCCTCCAATCCGGTGTTGATCGTGCTTTTATCGGCTCTATTCTTAAAAGAAACGATCACCCGAAACAATATTATAGGATTGGCAATCGCACTTTCTGGGGCCTTTTTTATCATTACCGATGGACATTTGCTGAGCTTGTTCAGCCTTGGATTTGAACCAATCGACTTTGTTCTTATGGGCGCAGTCATCAGCTGGGCATTATACAGTGTCGTTGGTAAGATTGTTCTGAAAAAGTTCAGCTCGGTTGAGTCTACGACCTACGCTGTGGCTTTCGGTACACTTTTCCTGCTGCCGTTTGTTCTTGCTGAAACAACCTGGCAGGATGTCCAGCTGGCAACAGGTACAACATGGGTTGCGATTATTCATATGAGTGTTTTGGTTACGGTAGTTTCGTTCGTCATGTACTATAATGGAATCAAAGAAATTGGCGCTGCGAAGGCCTCCATTTTCATAAATGTAATGCCGGTATCTGCAGTTATTATGGCTACTTTGTTTTTAGGTGAAAATTTCACAGCCGCCCACGCGATCGGAGCAGCCCTCGTGTTATCCGGTGTTTATATTGGAACAAACCCGCGGCTTTTTAAAAAGAAGCAAACAGCAAAGATAGTAAAAAACGAAATTGCATAA